A single genomic interval of Argopecten irradians isolate NY chromosome 8, Ai_NY, whole genome shotgun sequence harbors:
- the LOC138329687 gene encoding 3-ketoacyl-CoA thiolase, mitochondrial-like, giving the protein MALSRAVNGVFIVAAKRTAFGTFGGKLKGMSATAMMEQASQAALAAGNVNPENVSSVIIGNVIQSSTDAIYLARHVGLRSGVPEAAPSLCVNRLCGSGFQAVINGAQEIMLGESEIVLAGGTESMSQAPFAVRDIRFGTTLGKPIQLEDTLWGGLTDTYTKMPMAITAENLAMQYNISREDCDEYALQSQSRWKQAQDGGVFNAEIAPLTLKSKKGPETFSVDEHPRPQTNAAGLAKLPPVFKKDGVVTAGNASGVCDGAAAVIVASEEAVQKYNLTPLARLVAYGISGCDPKIMGIGPAPASRAALQAAGKTVEDMDIVEVNEAFAPQYLAVQKELGLNPEVSNMNGGAIALGHPLAASGTRITGHIAHELHRQGKKIGLGSACIGGGQGITVILEKA; this is encoded by the exons CTGTAAATGGCGTGTTTATTGTGGCTGCCAAACGGACAGCCTTCGGGACGTTTGGGGGCAAACTCAAGGGGATGTCGGCTACAGCAATGATGGAACAGGCATCCCAGGCAGCTTTAGCAGCTGGAAATGTCAACCCAGAGAATGTCAGCTCAGTCATTATCGGGaatgttatacag TCCTCAACAGATGCCATATACCTAGCTCGACATGTTGGCCTGAGGTCTGGTGTACCGGAGGCTGCTCCATCACTATGTGTAAACAGACTTTGTGGCTCAGGGTTCCAGGCAGTAATCAATGGAGCTCAG GAAATTATGCTGGGTGAGAGTGAGATTGTTCTGGCAGGAGGAACCGAGAGTATGAGTCAGGCTCCGTTTGCAGTCAGAGATATCCGCTTTGGAACAACCTTGGGTAAACCTATCCAG CTTGAAGATACCCTATGGGGAGGGCTGACTGACACCTACACTAAAATGCCGATGGCCATTACAGCAGAGAACCTTGCCATGCAATATAATATCAGTCGTGAGGACTGTGACGAGTATGCTCTACAGTCTCAGTCACGATGGAAACAAG CACAAGATGGTGGTGTATTCAATGCAGAAATCGCCCCACTGACACTAAAAAGCAAAAAAG GTCCAGAAACCTTCAGTGTAGATGAACATCCGCGTCCTCAGACTAACGCTGCTGGTTTGGCCAAACTACCACCTGTGTTTAAGAAAGATGGAGTAGTGACTGCTGGCAATGCTTCG GGTGTTTGTGACGGAGCCGCAGCTGTGATTGTAGCTAGTGAGGAAGCTGTGCAGAAATACAACCTCACACCTTTGGCCAGGCTTGTAGCTTACGGAATTTCAG GTTGTGACCCTAAGATCATGGGAATAGGCCCCGCCCCCGCTTCTCGCGCGGCTCTCCAGGCCGCTGGCAAGACAGTGGAAGACATGGATATTGTGGAA GTAAATGAAGCCTTTGCCCCTCAATACCTCGCTGTTCAGAAGGAACTAGGTCTGAACCCAGAGGTATCAAACATGAACGGAGGAGCTATCGCTCTTGGTCATCCTCTCGCAGCCTCAGGAACTAGGATTACTGGACACATCGCCCATGAACTTCA tcGTCAAGGTAAAAAGATTGGACTGGGATCAGCCTGTATTGGAGGTGGTCAGGGGATCACGGTGATTTTGGAAAAGGCTTAA